The Mercenaria mercenaria strain notata chromosome 10, MADL_Memer_1, whole genome shotgun sequence genome contains a region encoding:
- the LOC128546441 gene encoding uncharacterized protein LOC128546441: MIITSDDFEEISRASQCCLCQKDFTPYEKVHSNIVRHHNHLTGDFIGMAHNQCNLKCKQAKHTCVIFHNLKKFDAHIICQSIGEFKGENLKCIAQSTENYVSFSLGNLRFIDSLQFLPSSLQSLVENLKCDGQDAFEHLIEEFPNSDDVKLLLRKGVYPYDYMDCESKFEEHCLPPAEAFYNALTKQHISEQDYKHACDVFDHFEMTSMGSYHDLYLKCDVILLCCVFERFRSMCMEQYGLDPCHFYTSPGLRWASCLKMTGVQLELMTDIDQVLFIEKGIRGGISQISNRYKQANNPLLSDYDSEKKLSHILYLDMCNLYGFAMQQPLPTSDFKFLKKREINQLDIRNIPADGEKGNIFEDNLRYPPELHDKHNDYPLAPERKAISDDMLSPYAQYLWKKLHHKTENEALPPRVKVEKLITSLEDKEKYVVHYRNLQLYLELGLEIMEIHRVLEFTQSAWMRPYIDFNTAQRKKAMSVFAKNFYKLMNNSCFGKT; the protein is encoded by the exons aTGATCATTACGAGTGACGATTTTGAGGAAATAAGTCGCGCTTCACAGTGTTGTTTATGTCAAAAGGACTTCACTCCTTATGAAAAAGTGCACTCTAATATAGTAAGACATCACAATCATTTAACAGGAGACTTTATTGGAATGGCTCACAACCAATGCAATTTGAAATGCAAGCAGGCGAAACATACGTGCGTCATTTTTCACAACTTGAAGAAGTTTGATGCGCACATCATCTGCCAAAGTATTGGTGAGTTTAAGGGGGAAAATCTTAAATGTATTGCCCAAAGTACAGAAAACTATGTGAGTTTTTCCCTAGGTAACTTGAGATTCATTGACAGCTTACAGTTTCTACCCTCTTCATTGCAAAGTTTGGTGGAAAATTTAAAGTGTGATGGTCAGGATGCCTTTGAACATCTTATTGAGGAATTCCCAAATTCTGATGATGTAAAGTTGCTATTACGAAAAGGGGTGTATCCGTATGATTATATGGACTGTGAAAGTAAATTTGAAGAACATTGTTTACCACCAGCAGAAGCATTTTATAACGCTTTAACTAAACAACACATATCTGAGCAGGATTACAAGCACGCGTGTGATGTGTTTGACCATTTTGAAATGACAAGCATGGGGTCTTATCACGACCTTTACTTGAAATGTGATGTAATACTTCTATGTTGTGTATTTGAAAGGTTTAGAAGTATGTGTATGGAGCAATATGGTTTGGATCCATGTCATTTTTATACCAGTCCCGGCTTAAGATGGGCTAGTTGTTTGAAGATGACAGGCGTGCAACTAGAGCTGATGACGGACATAGATCAAGTGCTATTCATTGAAAAAGGCATACGAGGTGGAATATCACAAATTTCGAATAGATATAAACAAGCAAATAATCCGCTTCTCTCAGATTATGATAGTGAAAAGAAATTGTCACATATTCTATATTTAGATATGTGCAATTTGTATGGATTCGCCATGCAACAACCACTTCCAAcatcagattttaaatttttaaagaaacgaGAAATAAATCAATTAGACATTAGGAATATTCCAGCGGATGGGGAGAAAGGTAACATATTTGAAGACAATTTGAGGTATCCCCCTGAACTTCATGACAAACACAACGACTATCCACTAGCACCGGAAAGAAAAGCTATCTCAGATGATATGCTTTCCCCATATGCACAATACTTATGGAAAAAACTGCATCACAAGACAGAAAATGAAGCATTACCACCAAGAGTTAAAGTTGAAAAACTGATTACATCGTTAGAAGATAAGGAGAAGTACGTGGTACACTACAGAAATCTTCAGCTTTACCTAGAGCTGGGGTTGGAGATAATGGAAATTCATAGAGTACTTGAATTTACGCAATCTGCTTGGATGAGACCATACATTGACTTCAACACTGCACAAAGAAAGAAAGCTATGTCTGTCTTTGCCAAGAACTTCTACAAGCTCATGAATAACAGCTGTTTTGGCAAG ACTTGA
- the LOC128559962 gene encoding uncharacterized protein LOC128559962: MATSENNKESTWSDDEFFNTLTQEGDTSTTYKDKGESTTDSEDIPLADIKQRTKRPVKRKLILRSENESEEDDSAADEDYVPSKKDINSSDSESSVLYRKVQKKKQNIKSKRETGWKRRQKKMKISKSHKVKRPDQTYLAKMLRDKIKKLQSRRKNVTALSPDVNRAKQISKRLHTIQTIVRKSHLSRLDTLLASNELRRARAYGDGNCFFNSVKISGNFDESALSLRKRVCEFMVENADKYMSFLAKKDGNSKEAFLIDINLLKTNGQWNLDIADIVPLAVANITESTVRIYSSSVSTPVIEIKPEQVTNKDICLAYLAVRGQEHYDGTKPLSNDDNDQVDFPETNRNNEVSSPPIESGYDINHDEPHSANVHTDTTPHKRALYKSPEKKHSSRKRKRNTETWKRNQRKTLKNKGQEYLSATGKRVAARKVQAHNCTKCRFKCGDKFTEEQREEIFTLYYGLGSYERQRQFICEMVERGTPSRKGKAKKTLSQKFFLAHNNRKERVCRDFFIRTLDVKRKTIDYTLARKKHGVFAEGDRRGKSSSANKLDL, translated from the exons atGGCTACGTCTGAAAAT AATAAAGAATCTACATGGTCAGATGATGAATTCTTTAACACACTTACACAAGAAGGTGATACAAGTACTACTTATAAGGACAAAGGAGAAAGCACCACAGATTCGGAAGATATTCCTCTTGCTGATATAAAACAACGTACAAAAAGACCGGTTAAAAGGAAGCTTATATTAAGAAGTGAAAATGAATCTGAAGAGGATGACAGTGCTGCTGATGAGGACTATGTTCCTAGCAAAAAGGACATTAACTCAAGTGATTCTGAGTCTAGTGTATTGTACAGGAAAGtacaaaagaagaaacaaaacataaaaagtaagAGGGAAACTGGATGGAAAAGgagacaaaagaaaatgaaaatcagCAAATCACACAAAGTGAAGAGGCCAGACCAAACTTATTTAGCAAAAATGTTgagagacaaaattaaaaaattgcaaagcagACGTAAAAACGTTACTGCATTGTCACCTGATGTAAACAGGGCTAAACAAATAAGCAAACGATTGCATACAATACAGACAATTGTCAGGAAATCACATTTGTCTCGACTAGACACACTTCTAGCAAGCAATGAACTTCGCCGCGCTAGAGCATATGGGGATGGAAACTGCttttttaattcagtaaaaatcAGTGGAAATTTTGATGAAAGTGCCCTTTCACTAAGGAAAAGAGTTTGTGAATTTATGGTTGAAAATGCTGACAAATACATGTCATTTTTGGCTAAAAAGGATGGCAATTCTAAAGAGGCATTTCTCATAGACATTAATTTGTTGAAGACAAATGGTCAATGGAATTTAGATATAGCAGACATTGTTCCACTGGCAGTAGCAAACATTACAGAAAGTACTGTAAGAATATATTCAAGTTCAGTGTCGACCCCCGTCATCGAGATCAAACCTGAGCAGGTAACGAACAAGGACATTTGCTTAGCTTACTTAGCAGTTCGTGGGCAAGAACATTATGATGGAACAAAACCTCTTTCAAATGATGACAATGATCAGGTTGATTTTCcagaaacaaacagaaacaatGAAGTGAGTTCACCTCCTATTGAATCAGGTTATGATATCAATCATGACGAGCCACACAGTGCAAATGTGCACACTGATACCACCCCGCACAAACGTGCACTATATAAAAGCCCAGAAAAGAAACATTCAAGCAGGAAGAGAAAAAGAAATACAGAAACTtggaaaagaaaccaaagaaaaactttgaaaaataaagggCAAGAATATTTATCTGCAACTGGAAAGAGAGTTGCAGCGAGAAAGGTTCAGGCTCATAACTGTACAAAATGTCGGTTCAAGTGTGGTGATAAATTTACAGAGGAACAACGGGAggaaatatttacattgtattatgGTTTGGGAAGTTATGAGCGTCAAAGGCAATTTATTTGTGAGATGGTTGAACGAGGCACACCCAGTCGAAAAGGAAAGGCAAAGAAAACACTGTCACAGAAGTTCTTTCTAGCGCATAATAACAGAAAAGAACGTGTTTGCAGAGACTTTTTTATCAGAACATTAGATGTAAAGAGGAAAACAATAGACTACACTCTTGCAAGAAAGAAACATGGTGTATTCGCAGAAGGTGATAGGAGAGGGAAATCAAGTTCAGCAAACAAGCTAGATCTTTAA
- the LOC123565022 gene encoding uncharacterized protein F54H12.2-like, with protein MAVFNPESFHEGLVSELALFDLPSTQTGVTDIYYKEIRPISQVSDGISPIEFRISGQNSMDYLDMKGTQLHVKLRVKTAANAALVAEKVGPVNLFLQALFSSTEVTLQNKATITSNYNPYRAYIETILNYGQSASSQIQSQLFYMNTAGTYGVTNPGGANKGLYERAKRIATSKVLDLQGPIFHDLFSISRYMLNQVDVKLKFYRSSPEFCLISDEASPAFKIEIEDIYILAKKIRVNPAVIYGHAEILKTQNAKYPFNRVECRTQSIPSGSSSFNYENMFPGQRPNTVIVGFVNSKALSGDYKQNPFNFLNCNIRSICLYCDGLPVNGAPLKLNFNSTTGVTDVRAYVNAFTSNGKWREDEGNMLTREGFSSGVTLFVFQLEPNFSHHGEYLTLAKTGTVKLDVQFASPLSDTVSCVVLSEIPSFFQVDSSRDIVLE; from the exons ATGGCAGTGTTTAATCCTGAAAGTTTTCACGAGGGACTTGTGTCAGAACTGGCTTTGTTTGATTTACCCAGTACACAAACAGGCGTCACAGATATCTACTATAAAGAAATTCGACCCATTTCTCAAGTATCAGACGGCATAAGTCCTATTGAGTTTAGAATAAGTGGACAAAACTCTATGGACTATTTAGACATGAAAGGGACACAGCTGCATGTAAAGTTAAGGGTAAAAACGGCTGCAAATGCTGCCTTAGTGGCTGAAAAAGTAGGACCTGTGAATTTATTTCTCCAGGCCCTGTTTTCATCCACTGAAGTCACCTTACAGAATAAGGCCACAATCACATCAAACTACAATCCCTACAGGGCCTACATTGAAACCATTCTGAATTATGGACAAAGTGCTAGCTCCCAGATTCAGTCCCAACTCTTTTACATGAACACTGCTGGAACCTATGGTGTGACAAATCCTGGCGGGGCAAATAAAGGTCTTTACGAGAGGGCTAAACGTATAGCCACTTCGAAAGTATTGGATCTTCAAGGGCCAATATTTCACGATTTGTTTTCCATATCGCGCTATATGTTAAATCAAGTGGACGTCAAATTAAAGTTCTATAGAAGTTCACCAGAGTTTTGTTTAATAAGTGATGAAGCATCACCAGCCTTTAAAATAGAGATAGAGGATATTTACATTCTAGCCAAGAAAATACGCGTGAATCCTGCAGTCATTTACGGTCATGCAGAAATTCTAAAAACACAGAATGCAAAATACCCATTCAACAGAGTAGAATGTCGTACTCAAAGCATACCTAGTGGAAGCTCTAGTTTTAACTATGAGAACATGTTCCCAGGTCAAAGACCTAATACGGTTATTGTAGGCTTTGTAAATTCAAAGGCTCTGTCTGGTGACTACAAGCAGAATCCTTTTAACTTTCTAAACTGTAACATTCGAAGCATATGTCTATACTGTGACGGTTTACCTGTTAATGGAGCTCCTCTGAAACTTAACTTCAACTCAACCACTGGCGTGACGGATGTGCGGGCCTATGTAAACGCATTTACATCTAATGGAAAATGGAGAGAGGATGAGGGCAATATGTTGACAAGAGAAGGATTTAGCTCCGGTGTAACACTATTCGTTTTTCAATTGGAGCCAAACTTCTCTCATCACGGGGAGTATTTGACACTAGCAAAGACTGGTACTGTGAAATTGGATGTTCAGTTTGCCAGCCCCCTTTCAG ACACTGTCAGCTGTGTGGTCTTAAGCGAAATTCCTTCTTTTTTTCAAGTGGATTCTTCCAGAGATATTGTATtggaataa